A window of Micromonospora sp. WMMC415 genomic DNA:
CCGGCGCCGAGGTGCGCGTCGAGGTTGACGGCGGGTACGACGTACGGGCCGACCGCCGCCGGGGTCAGATCGACGAGCGTCTTGCCGTACGGGGCGAGGGCAGCGGCGTTCGCCCGGTGCGCGCTCGCCGACGTGGCGTCGAAGACCACGGCGATGTCGGCGAAGTCAGGCATCGCGATGAGGCCCGCGACGCCGTCGGCGGTGGTCGGCACGCGGAGGCGGCGGGCCCGGGCGAGGCCGTCGGAGGCCGGGTCGATGCCGACCATCGCGGCCATCTCCAGCGTGTCCGACAGGCGCAGAACTTTGATCATCAGGTCGGTGCCGATGTTGCCGGATCCGATGACGGCGACCTTCGTACGCGACATCAACTGCCGCCTTCCGTGACGGGGGTGGTGAACGTGGCCTCGACGCTGCCGAGGCCGGTGAGGTGAGCGTGGACCTGCATGCCGGGGGTGACCGGAACCATCGGCCCGAGCGCGCCGGACAGCACGACCTCGCCGGCGCGCAGCGGGTCGCCGTGGGCCAGGGCCGTCTGCGCGAGCCAGGCGAGGGCCTCCAGCGGGTCGCCGAGGCACGCCGCGCCGGAACCGGTCGAGGCGGGGACACCGTTGACGGTCATGGTCATCCGGACCGCCACCGGTTCGACGGCGTCGAGGGGCACCCGGTCGGCGCCGAGGACGAACAGTCCGCTGGAGCCGTTGTCGGCGACGGTGTCGGCGAAGCTGATGTCCCAGCCGGCGATGCGGCTGTCGACGATCTCCAGTGCGGCCAGGGCGTAGGCGACCCGCTGCCGCACGGTGACGGCGGTGACGCCGGGGTCGGTGACGTCGTCGGCGAGAACGAAGGCGATCTCGGCCTCGACGCGGGGTTGCAGCAGCCGGTCGAGGCTGATCGGCGCCGACTCCGCACAGGCCATGTCGTCGAAGAGCATGCCGAAGTCGGGCCGGTCGACGCCGAGTTGCCGCTGCACGGCCGGCGAGGTGAGCCCGACCTTGCGCCCGACCGTCCGCCCGCCGTCCCGGATCCGGGCCTCGGTCAGCCGATGCTGGACGGCGTAGGCGAGGGTCTCGTCGTCGGGGCCGATCAGGTCGCGGAGCGGCGGGCAGGGGGTGCGGTTCTGCGCGGCGGTGCGCAACCGGCGGTAGGCGGCGGCGACGGGATCGGTGGCGCCGTTGGTCATGGGATCTCCGTGGCCGCGCTGCGGCCGGTCAGGCGGGTGACGGCGTCGTAGAGGGCGCGGGCGTGCAGGTCGAACAGCGGCATGAGATCGATGCTGTCGCCGCCGATCTCCTTGGCGATGAAGAGCCCGTCGGCGCCGGCGATGGCGTACGTGGTGACCAGGTCGATCGCGTCGCGGTCGGCGTCCGGGGCGAGGGTGGCGAGCACGGCGGCGAGCCGCGCCCGGGCGGTGTTCCGGACCTGCAGGAACATGCGGCGGGCGCTGGGCTCCTCCGGGCGGCGCTCGAGAGTGAGCATGAGCCCGAGGCGGAGGAAGTCGGGCGAGTCCAGCAGGGTCTTGGCGACCTGCCCCGCCAGCGCCGCGACGCGTTCCCGTGCGGGGTCGGTGTCGTCGCCGGGCAGGGTGAGCGCGTCGGCCCAGATGTCGAAGCTGCGTTCGATGACCGCGGCGAGGAGGTCGTCCTTGTTCTTGAAGTGCCAGTAGATCGAGCTGGCGGGCAGGCCGCACTTCTCGCTGACCAGGGCGATGCTGGTGCCGTCGTAGCCGCGCACGCCGGCCACCTCGGCGGCGGCGTCGAGGATGCGGCGGCGGGACTCCTCGCCGTTGGCCCGGCGCTTGCGTTCGCTGCGAGATTCCGTCATCGCACCCTTCCCATGTTTCCGGCCGATGTCTTGACGATGTCAGCAGTGAAGCTTACCGTAGCGGCCACTACAACTGTAACGCTCATTACATTAAGCGCGTCGAACTGCGGGAGGGCACGTGAGCGTCGAGGAAATCACCGGGGACCAGCGCCTGGTGCGGGTCGGCGCGCGGGACATAGCGGTCACCGAGCGGGGAGCCTGTGAGGCGGTGGTGCTGCTGCACGGCGGCGGGCCGGGGGCCTCCGGAATGTCGAACTACGCCCGCAACGTCGAGGCCCTCGCGCAGCGCTTCCGCGTCGTCGTGCCGGACCTCCCCGGCTACGGCCGGTCCAGCAAGATGGTCGACCAGAGCGACCCGTTCGGCGACCTCGCGGCCGCCGTACGTGGCCTGCTCGACGCACTCGACATCGACCGGGCCCACCTGGTCGGCAACTCCTACGGCGGAGCCGCCGCGCTGCGGCTGGCGCTGGACCGGCCCGACCGGGTCCGGCGCCTGGTCCTCATGGGCCCGGGCGGGATCGGCACGACCCGGCACGCACCGACCCCCGGGTTGAAGCGGCTGCTCGCCTACTACGCCGGCGAAGGCCCCACCCGGGCGAAGCTCGAACGGTTCATCCGCGACGACCTGGTCTACGACGGCGAGGCCGTCCCCGACGAGATGATCGAGACCCGGTACCAGGCGAGCATCGACCCGGACGTGGTCGCCAACCCGCCGCTACGGCGTCCCGCCGGGCTGCGCACCCTGCTCCGGATGGACCTGCTGCGGGACAAGCGGCTGGCCCAGGCCGCCACGCCGACGCTCGTGCTCTGGGGCGCCGAGGACCGGGTCAACCGGCCGTCCGGCGGGCGGCAGCTCGCCGGACGGATGCCCCGCTGCGACCTGTACCTGGTCGCGAGGACCGGCCACTGGGTGCAGTGGGAGCGGCCGGAGCTGTTCAACACCCTCACCACCGCCTTCCTCTCCGAGGAGTCGAAATGACCGTCTTCGGCAAGGTCCACCTGGGCTACCTGTGCATCGAGACTCGCCGGTTCGGTGACTGGCAGCGCTTCGGCGCCGACGGCGTCGGCCTGCACGTCGACCAACTCGACCACGATCACCTGCGGTTCCGGCTGGACGACCACGAGTGCCGGCTGCTGCTGCAACGGGGCCCGGCCGAGGACGTGACCACGGTCGGCTGGCACGTCGACGACCACGAGGCGTTCGACGACATCGTCGCCCGCATCACCACCCGGGGCGTGACCGTCGAGCAGGGCCACGACGAGGAGGCCGTGCTGCGGGGCGCGCAACGGTTGGTGCGCTTCCCCGGCCCGAAGGGCCTGGTCCAGGAGCTCTACACCACTCCGCTCACGACCACCGCGCCGCTGCGCATGGAGGCCAGTGGCTTCGTCACCGGCGATGCCGGCATGGGCCACATCGCCATCACCTCGCGGCGCCCGGACGCCATCCACCGCTACTACGACTACCTGCTCGACGCACGGCTGAGCGACTTCATCGTCGAGACGATCAGCGCGGTGCGCTTCCGGATCCGGTTCCTGCGGGTCAACGGCCGCCACCACTCCGTCGCCGTGGCCAACACCGAGGGCCTGCGCATCGACCCGATCCGCACCGCGATCCAGCACCTGAACACCCAGGTCGCCACGGTGGACGACATGACCGCCTCCTACCAGCGCCTCAAGCAGCTCGGCTTCACGATGGCCCTGGGCATCGGGCAGCACACCAACGACAAGGAACTCTCCTACTACGTCCGGACGCCGTCCGGCTTCGAGTGGGAGGTCGGCTGGAATCCGATCACCGTGGACGAGGCCACCTGGGAACCCACCACCCACCAGGGGATCAGCATCTGGGGGCACACACCCGAGGGTCAGACCGTCATCGACAAGCTCAACCAGTTCCGCCACGGCGCGACCTCGCTGCGCCGCGCGGAGATCACCGTCCCGGCACTCAGCGGAGCCACCGCATGAACACCGAACAGCACGACCACGACGTGATCATCGTCGGATACGGCCCGGTCGGCGTCACCGCCGCCAACCTGCTCGGCGGCATGGGCGTACGGGTGGCCGTCGTCGAACGCGACGCCGCCATCTACCCGCGCGCCCGGGCGATCTCCACCGACGAGGAGACGATCCGGATCTGGCAGGGCATCGGCCTCGCGGAGCGACTCAAGGAGGACATGCTCGCCGGCCGCCCGATCGACTTCGTCGACGCCTGCGGCCGATCGTTCCTGAGCCTCGCGCCGGCTCCCCGGGGCAACGGGCATCCGCCGCAGCTGTTCATCTACCAGCCGGCCATGGAGCAGGTCCTCCGCGACGGTGTGGCCCGCTACCCGAACGTCGAGGTCCTCCTCGGCCACGACTGTGCGGCCGTCGAGCAGGACGGCGACGGTGTCACCGTCACCGCACGCGACCTGGCCGACGACACTGTGCGTACCCTGCGGGGGGCGTACCTGATCGCCGCCGACGGCGGCTCCAGCCCGATCCGCACCCGCCTGGGCGTCGGCTTCGACGGCCGCACCTACCACGACCGGTGGGTCGTCATCGACACCAAGGTCAAGCAGGGCTGGGACACCGTCGACCGGCTGCGCTTCCACTGCGACCCGGCCCGGCCCGCCGTGGACTGCCCGACACCGTTGGGCCACCACCGCTGGGAGTTCCCGGTCCTGCCCGGCGAGGACGAAGAGGATCTGGTCAGCCACGACTACATCTGGCGGCTGCTGCGCCGCTACGGCCGGAGGCCCGACGAGGTCGTGATCCTCCGCGCGGTCATCTACAGCCACCACGTCCGCTTCGCCTCCCGTTGGCGCATCGGCCGGATCTTCCTCGCCGGCGACGCCGCGCACGCCATGCCGCCGTGGATCGGCGAGGGCATGTCGTCCGGCGTACGCGACGCGGGCAACCTGTGCTGGAAGCTGGCCGCGGTCCTGCGCGGCGAGCTACCCGACGACGCGCTGGACAGCTACGAGGCCGAGCGCAAACCACACGTGCGGGAGATGACCGTGCAGGCGGTGCGGTTCGGGCGCATCATCACCGAGCGGCGCCCCGGGCTGACGGCCGGGCGCAACGCCGCGTTCCGGGTCCTCATGCGGGTCCCGGCCTTCCGCGCCTACATGCAGGAGGCCGGATGGTTCCCGGCCAACGCCTACCGGAAGGGCCTGCTGGACCACCGCGGCGGCAACCGGGCGGTCGGCAGGCAACTCCCCCAGCCGTGGGTCCGGACCGACGGCGGTGCCCGGGCCCGTCTCGACGACGTGCTCGCCGGTCGGTGGACGCTGCTGCACACCGGCCCGGCCCGGACGTGGTCGGCCTGGGCGGCCAGCAACGTTTCGTGCCTGCAGGTTACACCGGCCGGCTCGACCCCCGCGCCCGGCACGATCGTGGACAGCGACGACGTCCTCATCCCCTGGATGCGCCGGCACCGGGCCACCGTGCTCGCACTACGCCCCGATGCCGTCGTCTACGCCGCCGGTGACGCCGATCTGGCTGGCCCGCCCTTCGTCGCCGCCCCCCGTCCGCCCGTCGACGAGCGGACGCTTCCGCCCGCCGCCACGACGACGCCCTGACATCCACCACCAAGGAGAGCCGCCATGCTCAACCTCGCGCTCATGCTCGAAGGCACCGCCGAACGGCTGCCCAGCCGGGAGGCCGTCGTGCTCGGTGACACCCGCTTGTCGTACGCCCAGCTCGACGCCGCGGCGAACCAGGTCGCGAACCTGCTCGTCGACAGCGGCATCCGGCCCGGCGACCGGGTCGCGCTGTCGTGCCCGAACCTCCCGTACTTCCCGGTCGTCTACTACGGCATCCTCAAGGCGGGCGCCGTCGTCGTACCGCTGAACGTTCTCCTCAAGGCCGGTGAGATCGCCTACCACCTGCAGGACTCGGGCGCCAGGGCGTACTTCTGCTTCGAGGGCACTCCCGAGCTGCCCATGGGGGCCGAGGGCTGGCAGGGGTTCGGCGGCGCCGACGGGTGCGACCACTTCTTCCTCATCACAGCCGACCCCCGCGCGTCGAGCCCGATCGTGGGTGCCTCCACGCTCGGATCGGCGCTCGCCGGCCGCGCCACGCGGTTCGAGACCGCGGTCACCGAGGCCACGGACACGGCGGTGATCCTCTACACCAGCGGAACGACGGGACAGCCCAAGGGCGCCGAACTCAGCCACGCCAACATGGTCATGAACGCTGTGACGTGCTGGCGCCTCTTCGGCGCCACCGATGACGACGTCCACCTCGTGACGCTGCCGCTCTTCCACTCGTTCGGGCAGACCGTGCAGATGAACGCCGGCTTCTACAGTGGCGCCACCCTGGTTCTTCTGCCGCGGTTCGACGCCGGCACGGCACTGGCGCTGATGCAGCGGGAGCGGGTCACCTTCTTCGCCGGAGTGCCGACGATGTACTGGGGCCTGCTCTCCGCCGGCCTGGAGACGGTCGATGTCGCCGCGATCGCGGGCAACCTGCGCATGGCGGTCTCCGGCGGCGCCGCCCTTCCGGTCGAGATCCTGGAGCAGGTGGAGAAGGTCTACGGCGTCAAGATCCGGGAGGGCTACGGCCTCTCCGAGACCAGTCCGGTCGCCTCGTTCAACCACCCGGGCCGGGAAGCCAAGCCCGGTTCGATCGGGCAGCCGGTCTGGGGCGTACGGATGCGGCTCATCGACGCGGACTGGAACGAGGTGCCGGAGGGCGAGGCGGGCGAGATCGCGATCCGGGGGCACAACGTCATGAAGGGCTACCACGGCCGCCCCGACGCGACCGCCGAGGTGCTCCGGGACGGGTGGTTCCGCACCGGTGACGTCGCGCGGCGCGACGAGGACGGCTACTACTTCATCGTCGACCGGGCCAAGGACATGATCGTCCGCGGTGGCTTCAACGTGTACCCCCGGGAGATCGAGGAGACCATGATGACGCACCCCGACGTGAGCCTGGTGGCCGTGGTCGGCGTGCCGCACGAGTCGCACGGCGAAGAGGTGAAGGCCTTCGTGATCCGCAACCCGGGATCCCAGCTCACCGAGGGCGAGCTGGTGAACTGGTGCAAGCAGCGGATGGCGAGTTACAAATACCCCCGCATCGTCGAGTTCCGCGACGACCTGCCCATGACCTCCACCGGCAAGATCTTGAAGCGGAAGCTCCGCGACGAGTGACCGGAACGGCTGGGCCCTCGGGATGCGGGCTTGCACCCACCGCGTGCCGAGGGCTCCAGCAAGGCTCAGGGAGGTGCGGAGCCGGCACGTTCGTCCTCTGGCCACTGGAAACGCCGGATCGACGTCGAGACCTACCGGCGCGGCATCGAGCACATCGATCGGGTGAGTGTGCATTGCCGGGCACTTGCTCGCTGGGCCGCGACCACACTGCAGTACGACGAGCCGGTGCCGGAGGAGCTCCCCGGCGCCGTGGACAGGCTCGCCGAGGCGATCCACACGCTGAGGTGGGAGGCACGAGCGGGCCGGCCGCTCGACCAGACCCGCAACACGGTGTTGGACGGCGCGCGCTTGGCCGGCCGGGCGTACCACAGAGACCTCAAGCCCTTCTCGGACGCCATCGTCATCCAGCTGCGCACGATGGCGAGTGACCTGCTCCGCGCGACCGGGTACGAGCCGGAGACGGCCAACCGGATGGTCCGCGAGGCAGCCGCTTCCTAGCGGTCGGCGGCCCCTCGGGCGGATGGACGCCTGTTCTACTGGCGGTCGCCGTCGATGTCGGGCAGCGGCCGCTGGCAGATCTCGTGTGCCTGGTCCGGCGGCAGGCCGAGCATGCGCAGCACGTCCTCGGTGACCTGGTCGGTGGCCGTGGCGTCGTCACGCTCGGGTTGGTCGTGCAGCAGTTGCCCGAGGCACAGCGCGGCGCCGGCCACGGTCACCATCGCCAACTCCGGATCACGCACGCTGAACCGTCCGGCGCGGACGCCGTCCTCGATGTCGCGCCGGGCTCGCGGTGCGAGGCCCTTGTCCGAGCCGGCCAGGACCAGGCCGGTGCTGAGCAGGACCTTGCTCAGCTCGGGCTGGCGGCGGTGGAGGCGGCCGGTCAGCCGGAAGCTCTGCGCGAAGACGTGGGCCGGGTCCTCCAAACCCACGGTCAGTTCGTCAAGCAGGCCGCCGTAGCGATCGAGGGCGTCCTCGACCGCGGCCTCGATGAGCTGCTCGCGGCTGTCGAAGTGGTTGTAGAACGATCCCATCCCCACGTCGGCGGCCTGGGTGAGCTCGAGGATCGGCACGTTCGGCTTGCCGGCCGCGATGAAGGTCTGGGCGGCACGCACGAGCGCCGATCGGGTGTGCGCCTTCCGCCGTTCCAGGCGGTTGGGTGCCTGCCTGGTCTGCTGCGCCATGCCTGCGTGCTCACCTCTCCCGGTCGGTCTGCGACCACCTTAACCCAGACGGAACTCAGTGATGACGAAATCGTCACCTGCCCTTGACTGACGCTACTCTCGTAAGTGACGATTTCGTCAACTTGGAGGGAGCGGGAGATGATCGAGCACCACGACCCGCACACCGGTCTGCACAGCGAGCAGGGCGCCCTGCGGGGCGAACACCCCGGCAGGGCCCGTAACCCGATCGTGAAGGTGCACGACCTCGCCTGGCTGGAGTTCCAGAAGCCTGATCTCGAGCGGGCCGAGGCGTTCGCCCGGGCCTTCGGCTTCACCACGGCACTGCGTACCGCCGAGGAGCTGCACCTGCGGGGCACCGACCCTGGCTCGCCCTGCGTACTCATCCGCCGGGGCCCGCGGTCGCGGTTCATCGGTCCCGCGTTCCGGGCCGCCGACGGG
This region includes:
- a CDS encoding 2-keto-4-pentenoate hydratase, with the protein product MTNGATDPVAAAYRRLRTAAQNRTPCPPLRDLIGPDDETLAYAVQHRLTEARIRDGGRTVGRKVGLTSPAVQRQLGVDRPDFGMLFDDMACAESAPISLDRLLQPRVEAEIAFVLADDVTDPGVTAVTVRQRVAYALAALEIVDSRIAGWDISFADTVADNGSSGLFVLGADRVPLDAVEPVAVRMTMTVNGVPASTGSGAACLGDPLEALAWLAQTALAHGDPLRAGEVVLSGALGPMVPVTPGMQVHAHLTGLGSVEATFTTPVTEGGS
- a CDS encoding TetR/AcrR family transcriptional regulator, whose protein sequence is MTESRSERKRRANGEESRRRILDAAAEVAGVRGYDGTSIALVSEKCGLPASSIYWHFKNKDDLLAAVIERSFDIWADALTLPGDDTDPARERVAALAGQVAKTLLDSPDFLRLGLMLTLERRPEEPSARRMFLQVRNTARARLAAVLATLAPDADRDAIDLVTTYAIAGADGLFIAKEIGGDSIDLMPLFDLHARALYDAVTRLTGRSAATEIP
- a CDS encoding alpha/beta fold hydrolase, giving the protein MSVEEITGDQRLVRVGARDIAVTERGACEAVVLLHGGGPGASGMSNYARNVEALAQRFRVVVPDLPGYGRSSKMVDQSDPFGDLAAAVRGLLDALDIDRAHLVGNSYGGAAALRLALDRPDRVRRLVLMGPGGIGTTRHAPTPGLKRLLAYYAGEGPTRAKLERFIRDDLVYDGEAVPDEMIETRYQASIDPDVVANPPLRRPAGLRTLLRMDLLRDKRLAQAATPTLVLWGAEDRVNRPSGGRQLAGRMPRCDLYLVARTGHWVQWERPELFNTLTTAFLSEESK
- a CDS encoding VOC family protein, with the translated sequence MTVFGKVHLGYLCIETRRFGDWQRFGADGVGLHVDQLDHDHLRFRLDDHECRLLLQRGPAEDVTTVGWHVDDHEAFDDIVARITTRGVTVEQGHDEEAVLRGAQRLVRFPGPKGLVQELYTTPLTTTAPLRMEASGFVTGDAGMGHIAITSRRPDAIHRYYDYLLDARLSDFIVETISAVRFRIRFLRVNGRHHSVAVANTEGLRIDPIRTAIQHLNTQVATVDDMTASYQRLKQLGFTMALGIGQHTNDKELSYYVRTPSGFEWEVGWNPITVDEATWEPTTHQGISIWGHTPEGQTVIDKLNQFRHGATSLRRAEITVPALSGATA
- a CDS encoding bifunctional 3-(3-hydroxy-phenyl)propionate/3-hydroxycinnamic acid hydroxylase: MNTEQHDHDVIIVGYGPVGVTAANLLGGMGVRVAVVERDAAIYPRARAISTDEETIRIWQGIGLAERLKEDMLAGRPIDFVDACGRSFLSLAPAPRGNGHPPQLFIYQPAMEQVLRDGVARYPNVEVLLGHDCAAVEQDGDGVTVTARDLADDTVRTLRGAYLIAADGGSSPIRTRLGVGFDGRTYHDRWVVIDTKVKQGWDTVDRLRFHCDPARPAVDCPTPLGHHRWEFPVLPGEDEEDLVSHDYIWRLLRRYGRRPDEVVILRAVIYSHHVRFASRWRIGRIFLAGDAAHAMPPWIGEGMSSGVRDAGNLCWKLAAVLRGELPDDALDSYEAERKPHVREMTVQAVRFGRIITERRPGLTAGRNAAFRVLMRVPAFRAYMQEAGWFPANAYRKGLLDHRGGNRAVGRQLPQPWVRTDGGARARLDDVLAGRWTLLHTGPARTWSAWAASNVSCLQVTPAGSTPAPGTIVDSDDVLIPWMRRHRATVLALRPDAVVYAAGDADLAGPPFVAAPRPPVDERTLPPAATTTP
- a CDS encoding long-chain fatty acid--CoA ligase, which produces MLNLALMLEGTAERLPSREAVVLGDTRLSYAQLDAAANQVANLLVDSGIRPGDRVALSCPNLPYFPVVYYGILKAGAVVVPLNVLLKAGEIAYHLQDSGARAYFCFEGTPELPMGAEGWQGFGGADGCDHFFLITADPRASSPIVGASTLGSALAGRATRFETAVTEATDTAVILYTSGTTGQPKGAELSHANMVMNAVTCWRLFGATDDDVHLVTLPLFHSFGQTVQMNAGFYSGATLVLLPRFDAGTALALMQRERVTFFAGVPTMYWGLLSAGLETVDVAAIAGNLRMAVSGGAALPVEILEQVEKVYGVKIREGYGLSETSPVASFNHPGREAKPGSIGQPVWGVRMRLIDADWNEVPEGEAGEIAIRGHNVMKGYHGRPDATAEVLRDGWFRTGDVARRDEDGYYFIVDRAKDMIVRGGFNVYPREIEETMMTHPDVSLVAVVGVPHESHGEEVKAFVIRNPGSQLTEGELVNWCKQRMASYKYPRIVEFRDDLPMTSTGKILKRKLRDE
- a CDS encoding TetR/AcrR family transcriptional regulator, which produces MAQQTRQAPNRLERRKAHTRSALVRAAQTFIAAGKPNVPILELTQAADVGMGSFYNHFDSREQLIEAAVEDALDRYGGLLDELTVGLEDPAHVFAQSFRLTGRLHRRQPELSKVLLSTGLVLAGSDKGLAPRARRDIEDGVRAGRFSVRDPELAMVTVAGAALCLGQLLHDQPERDDATATDQVTEDVLRMLGLPPDQAHEICQRPLPDIDGDRQ